The following is a genomic window from Tetrapisispora phaffii CBS 4417 chromosome 12, complete genome.
CAGTTCCATCAGTTGTACCACTAGCCAACTCCCTAAAACCACCTCTTTGTAAATGTACATAGTTTATTGGGTAATGTTTTTTCCCTTCATTTGATCTCCATAATCGAACCATTGCATCTCTAGAGTTTAAACGACGATCATATACTCTAATAGACCCATCTGAAAAACCGCAAACAACTGTATCACCAGCGAGCTGGTCTGAAGTAATTGATGTAACCAATGACGATGTTTTGACAGGTATATCAACTTCAATACTTTCAGAATGAGCATCCCATACTCTTATAACCTTAACATCACCTGTAACTAACAAAGAACCTTTACTTTGTTGCCATTCAGTTAGAAGACCGGTGGATCTCGGTGTTAATAACATATCAGTCAGACCACGCCAAGCAGATACAATGGTCGTATTCCCATTCTTATCgatatctttatatatctttagGATACCATCTGAAGATCCAGTCAATAATAAGGAGGAgtcatcttcatttaaaaattttaagcTAGTAATTTTCGTACCATATGGATTGTCGTTTGAGAATTTGTTCAAGACATCGTCATTTGCCCAGTCATAGACAGTAATGCAATCTCTTTCGTCGGCAGCAACTAaataattatcaaattgTGTAAATTCTAAAAGTTTAGGTTGTGATTTATTGTCAAATATAGATATTCTATTATTCCAATTACCGTAAAGTGCCAATGTCTTTTCTGATTGAGTCTTCTCAATAATTTCTTCGTTCCTGTTTCTCCTCCATAATCTTGTATTATATTCGACACTTCCAACTTCGTCAATTTCATGTTTCTTCATTTGAGGTTCCTggaaatattcaaaacaGAAGTCAAGAAACTGGCCTTTTAGTGGAAGCGTATACTCCTTATTGATGGGATCAATATTAACTCTTTTTGGCCTATTTAACACACCATCTTCAAGATGACTTCTTCTAGATGGTGGCCCTGATTCCGTTCTTGaataagaagaagaaaatgtaTCTGAACCATAATTCTCTCCAAATCCGAGGGAATTAAAAATCTTTGTTAAAAAGAATTGACCAGAAAGAGATTCCTTTTCATCTGAACTATTCTCATCTCTATTAGAATGAAATTTAGAGTCTTGTTTGCCAATAACTTGTATGTGAGATGCATTGAAGGAGTTTGCTTGTTTCTGATTCCAATTTGAAGATCTTTTAATTAAGTTTTCTCCTATCTTTCGTAATGACACTTTAAATTCCTTATTCATATTGAcctcaaaaaatatataatcaatAACTTTATTTGCTAGTTCCttgttttcttcaaatgGGTCACAAGAAAAAATCAGTAACGTTTTCCAAACACTACTAAAAATGGAACCATGACTgacattatttttattcacTTTCAGAACATTGTTCTTACCTATATTGTCTAGCTGAATTAATTCATCGACCAAAAACTCGAAAAacacaacaacaaaaaaattgatataacGATGAACAAACTTGGAAAGAAAGATAATCACTTCCTTCCTAACGAATGGCGAACCGTCTTCCactaattttaaaatagcAACAACATTATATATACCTTGAACTTTCAGTAGGGAAAAGTCGACGTTTTGTAAGCGGGCTTGCATATTTTggtaaatttgaatttggcGTTCCAAATTCATTTGTTGCTGTTCTAGTTGCTGATTCTGTCGATGATTTGCAGTTTTAAATTGTTGTAATTGTGTGTGAAGTTGTTGGAGATGGTAAgtatattctttttctatTCCTAGGAGTGTTTCGACATCATCAGCTTCAGAGataaaatatgataaagCATTTAAACTAGCAGCTCTTACTTCTGGTACTAAATCTGTCAATGCTTTGATTAAAGATGATGTTATATCTAGAtccatataaatatatttatttaatggaTTGTGGTCACAGAATTGGCCTAATAATATAGCTGACCATTGTCTTAGTAAAGGAATGTCAGaatataacaaataatatgataacatattaattaattcaataCTGAAACACTGTTTCTGAGCTTGGGGAAAGTCACGGATAAATGCAGCTAGAATAAAAACAGCCATGGCTTTTTGCTCATCTGTAGTTTCATTATAAGGAAATGCACCTGGCAATCTACCATTATTTTGATAGAACACAGGATTATTCAAATGTGGAATTGTCATTGTTATTTGAGGGTTGTTATTCAAAGATGATTCACCACCTTCCAAGGTTGCTCCATAATCTGCAATCAGAATATTTACAAAGTACATGTATCCCTTTTCTTTTAGGAGATCACTTTGTATGCTTTTGTAATCAATGGCCATGATCCTTGCCCAAATAAATACTAGAATAGGCTTTAGTTCGGGAGCTGGActttgtaataatttaagaACATAAGGGAAAATACCAATAGATAAGGAAAGATAGACAGCCCATGGCCCTAAATCCAAAAACCTTGACAATAATACCAATGCTCTTATACGATGAACTTGTGATAGCAACACTTGAAGGACAATCGGGAGTTGTTCTGGGGGGTTTCGTGAATTggaataatattttaaccACAATTCAAATGCAGTTAAATTTTGTTCGAAGAAATCAGTAAATTGTTTTTTGACTTGAGGTACATTTTTCAGTGAAGTTACGCTTTCTTTGCCACGATTGTGTAGTGAGGGATGTGCAGCAAGAGACATATTACTTAAATTTCCAGCCGCAAATCTCGATGGCATCCTTGAATTCTGTGGTCTTTGTTCTTGTGAACCTGTGTTTATATGCAATTGCAAGCTATCATCTTGATTAAATAATGCAGTAGATTCAGTGTCagtaaattttgaattttccATGTCAGCAACAAGTTTacttaataattcatcaataGCTAAATCCCAAGATTTCCACATAGGATGATCTGCTACAATATCAGGTAAATGAGGATCAGACACTGGGTGACAGTTATATAGTGGCATTATTCTCTTtgctaataaaaaatttctGAATAAAGCAGCTACCATCAGATCATGTCTAAATagttttttgaaaagaGGACGTGGTAAGGATGTCCATGCTATGGTATCAGTGATGGCGGTAAAAATCCAATTTAACTCACCTAATGGGGTCCGTCTATCCGAAATGGTGCCCggtatttttattttaggTGCTATTCCACTgatatcatcattaaaatcTATTCTATCATTGCTATCTTGtgattcaaaaaatactctatattttgatttgttTAATGGAGATTGTAGTAAAAACACTTTGACACTTATTTCGATTGGATTAGTTAAACAACATGTAAATAAATCCGCTGGTAGTTCTACAGCTGTTTGCAGTAGTTCATTAGATCTACATGCCGCTAATTGAAAACATTCAGAATATGCAATAGTTGGTGAAGGTGCAGCTGGATCATGCTTTCCTGATTCGTCATCTTTGATTCTTTTTTGGACAAAAGTTTGGAAATTCgaaacaatattttctgCACAATTACAATCGTAGACAAAAATGCAAGGTGCCCCAAGCCATGTTTGCAGATCATATAATGATACTGGAATATATTGTGTATATCCTCTATTAAAAACCCAAATTTCTCCGGAAGGTGTAGGTTTTGGCACACCATGTCCATtgtaatgaaataaaattctaTCTTCTTTTGATGTTCTTCTAAGGGAATAACAAAACCTTTTAACATCTTCAACGGACGGATCTAAACTTTGTTTAAATCTGGCTCTTAATGATAAACTTTCGTATTGCGATTGTAAATTTTCACCTATTTGCTCAATTGCCTTCTTAGAATCTTGAAAATTCAGTGGATCTATGCCAGCTTCTACTCTGGCACATGGTTGAGTTTTTATTACATCAGGCGGATCTACTCCAAGATTTAGACAAAGAAGTAAAGCAACACTAACAGTCTTTTGTCTGTCTTTCATAATCTTCCAATCTAAGATAGGTTGATAATATCTATTTTTATCTTCCTTTATTTCATCATCTGGTACAGGATTTCCGTTCGTTAAATGTCTCTTATCATCGTagtaaaacaaaaatgaatttgCCAGTGCTTCTAAAAATTCTTTACTGTTATATTGTTCTTCAAAACCATGTCTAGTCTCTGTATTCAGAGGTCTTAAAGGTTGTGGACCAAAAATAGTCATAGCAAACGTCTAAATAGATgtcaattattattttacaataaaataatatagttTTTTTCGTGTGAATTTATTAACTATTCATGGATGAAAAATATGGCTCGTCTTAAATACGTTACCagtattaaattttaagatTATGCTATCCAACTtaataaattgtttaaCAATTGATATGATTAAAAGGTTTTGCGATTGCCTtgcaaaacaaaaaagtGAAAGGATTCAACTATTAATCAAAGTAAAGGACGATCTGCTGACCTTCTTACTTCTCAGTACACTGTTATACATTATATAGAGTACCACTTAACTTATCGCTTGGCAATCTTTAAATAGAAGTAGTTGATAGGACTATGGTTCACTAACCAACTGAGAATTTCTGTTACTGAAATTAATgtttgaaataatttatgAACCACGTGacttaaaataatttctcAAATTACCAACAAAATGTGATGAGATAAGATTAGTAACGTTAAATGGAACGGTTTacaatgaagaagatagTTCAAAGTACGGTAATGGAATGATTTCAGTTATATTTGTGGGATCAGCAAGTGACTATTAAGAATTACTGTCAAATATTAGTATTCATTTGCAAACAGCATTCCTGGATACGACAGGAACTTACCAAACAACAGCTAGCACTAATCTCTGAAACATGGCGAGCTCATCCCACAATCCTGCAATTCTACTAAAAAGGCTATTATCCTTGAGTGAACCCACTCCATTGGTGTTGTGTGTGGACGCTATTTCCCAAACCTCCTCATATTTGATAGaagaaattatatataatattaatgcCAATGTGTCCAATAAGGAAAACGTTATTGTATATGTTAGCTTCGAAACAATCAATAAACCAATTTTTGCGACACATTTTATTGATGGGCTTggtttaaatattcaagaaCTGATCTCAAAACTGAAAACTTTTATACCTGCACCTTCTGAAGTGCAGACGAAAGATAAATACATTGTGATGTTCGATTCTTTGAATTACTTGCCTAATGATAAGTTAACACAGTTTATTTCTTCTATAGCATCTCCAAACTTATCTGTGATCGGTACTTTCCATAAAGATATGTCTGAAGTTCCAGCCAAGGACTTGTCACTTCATTACCCATCAAGTTTGGAATTGTTAAAGTTTATGGCGACGACTATTTTTGAGGTGAACCTGttaccaaatatttcagTAGAAGATGAAGAGTTCCATAATGAATTATCTAAATATTCCATAATACGTGGAGCCAACAACAaaatctttttattatcgGTCATTAATCGTCGAAAATCAGGGAGATCGATATCCTATGACTTCCAAGTTGATCATGATTCCCATATATATGAGGTTACTAAAAATATAGATGACAATAATGGTTTAACGAATGAAACACCAGAAATGTTACA
Proteins encoded in this region:
- the KOG1 gene encoding ubiquitin-binding TORC1 subunit KOG1 (similar to Saccharomyces cerevisiae KOG1 (YHR186C); ancestral locus Anc_5.49) produces the protein MTIFGPQPLRPLNTETRHGFEEQYNSKEFLEALANSFLFYYDDKRHLTNGNPVPDDEIKEDKNRYYQPILDWKIMKDRQKTVSVALLLCLNLGVDPPDVIKTQPCARVEAGIDPLNFQDSKKAIEQIGENLQSQYESLSLRARFKQSLDPSVEDVKRFCYSLRRTSKEDRILFHYNGHGVPKPTPSGEIWVFNRGYTQYIPVSLYDLQTWLGAPCIFVYDCNCAENIVSNFQTFVQKRIKDDESGKHDPAAPSPTIAYSECFQLAACRSNELLQTAVELPADLFTCCLTNPIEISVKVFLLQSPLNKSKYRVFFESQDSNDRIDFNDDISGIAPKIKIPGTISDRRTPLGELNWIFTAITDTIAWTSLPRPLFKKLFRHDLMVAALFRNFLLAKRIMPLYNCHPVSDPHLPDIVADHPMWKSWDLAIDELLSKLVADMENSKFTDTESTALFNQDDSLQLHINTGSQEQRPQNSRMPSRFAAGNLSNMSLAAHPSLHNRGKESVTSLKNVPQVKKQFTDFFEQNLTAFELWLKYYSNSRNPPEQLPIVLQVLLSQVHRIRALVLLSRFLDLGPWAVYLSLSIGIFPYVLKLLQSPAPELKPILVFIWARIMAIDYKSIQSDLLKEKGYMYFVNILIADYGATLEGGESSLNNNPQITMTIPHLNNPVFYQNNGRLPGAFPYNETTDEQKAMAVFILAAFIRDFPQAQKQCFSIELINMLSYYLLYSDIPLLRQWSAILLGQFCDHNPLNKYIYMDLDITSSLIKALTDLVPEVRAASLNALSYFISEADDVETLLGIEKEYTYHLQQLHTQLQQFKTANHRQNQQLEQQQMNLERQIQIYQNMQARLQNVDFSLLKVQGIYNVVAILKLVEDGSPFVRKEVIIFLSKFVHRYINFFVVVFFEFLVDELIQLDNIGKNNVLKVNKNNVSHGSIFSSVWKTLLIFSCDPFEENKELANKVIDYIFFEVNMNKEFKVSLRKIGENLIKRSSNWNQKQANSFNASHIQVIGKQDSKFHSNRDENSSDEKESLSGQFFLTKIFNSLGFGENYGSDTFSSSYSRTESGPPSRRSHLEDGVLNRPKRVNIDPINKEYTLPLKGQFLDFCFEYFQEPQMKKHEIDEVGSVEYNTRLWRRNRNEEIIEKTQSEKTLALYGNWNNRISIFDNKSQPKLLEFTQFDNYLVAADERDCITVYDWANDDVLNKFSNDNPYGTKITSLKFLNEDDSSLLLTGSSDGILKIYKDIDKNGNTTIVSAWRGLTDMLLTPRSTGLLTEWQQSKGSLLVTGDVKVIRVWDAHSESIEVDIPVKTSSLVTSITSDQLAGDTVVCGFSDGSIRVYDRRLNSRDAMVRLWRSNEGKKHYPINYVHLQRGGFRELASGTTDGTVELWDIRNQDPITSFNIGSSNQSSESRISTMTKMQLHEHGPILATGTKQVSIWTTAGDLLSTFDNTSHNSGIVGTFGASGIRSSLTLANSNSGSFLSSLAFHPHRMMLAASNSHDSKISIYSCENKFD
- the IKI1 gene encoding Elongator subunit IKI1 (similar to Saccharomyces cerevisiae IKI1 (YHR187W); ancestral locus Anc_5.48); this encodes MASSSHNPAILLKRLLSLSEPTPLVLCVDAISQTSSYLIEEIIYNINANVSNKENVIVYVSFETINKPIFATHFIDGLGLNIQELISKLKTFIPAPSEVQTKDKYIVMFDSLNYLPNDKLTQFISSIASPNLSVIGTFHKDMSEVPAKDLSLHYPSSLELLKFMATTIFEVNLLPNISVEDEEFHNELSKYSIIRGANNKIFLLSVINRRKSGRSISYDFQVDHDSHIYEVTKNIDDNNGLTNETPEMLQGLTTFNLSTSAKQKKAKDEVELPFLEAQSFNTGGAIVYEFEKDDDFDEDDPFEDPF